One genomic segment of Tachyglossus aculeatus isolate mTacAcu1 chromosome 17, mTacAcu1.pri, whole genome shotgun sequence includes these proteins:
- the NCF1 gene encoding neutrophil cytosol factor 1, translating into MADQFIRHIELLGFEKRFVPSQHYVYMFLVKWQDLSEKVVYRRFAEIYDFHKTLKEMFPIEAGDISPESRILPHLPAPRWFDGQRSTENRQGTLSEYSHMLMNLPVKISRCPHVLEFFKVRPEDLKLPAEGQTKQPETFLLPKDTRSNAADITGPIVLQTYRSIADFAKSSTTEMALQAGDLVDVVEKGESGWWFCQAKNKRGWVPASYLEPMDGPDESEEQEPNYEGEPFVVIRGYTAVEDDEMTLQEGEAIEVIHKLLDGWWVVRKEEATGYYPSMYLQKSGQAQARSQSRIRGAPPRRSSIANAKSIHKQARKRISQDTYRRNSVKVTQQRRRRSRPQNPGGPSKEDRMKAEPAVPPRPSPDLILNRCSDSTKRKLTASP; encoded by the exons ATGGCAGATCAATTCATCAGGCATATTGAGCTGCTGGGCTTCGAGAAGCGCTTCGTCCCAAGTCAGCACTAC GTGTACATGTTCCTGGTGAAGTGGCAGGACCTGTCCGAGAAGGTGGTCTACCGCAGGTTCGCCGAGATTTACGATTTCCAC AAAACCCTCAAGGAAATGTTTCCGATCGAGGCTGGAGACATAAGCCCGGAGAGCCGCATCTTACCCCATCTACCGG CCCCGCGCTGGTTCGACGGGCAGCGGTCCACTGAGAACCGGCAGGGCACGCTGAGCGAATACAGCCACATGCTCATGAATCTCCCCGTCAAGATCTCCCGCTGCCCCCACGTGCTCGAATTCTTCAAAGTCCGGCCCGAAGACCTGAAGCTCCCGGCGGAAGGACA GACGAAGCAGCCTGAGACATTCCTGCTGCCCAAGGACACCAGGAGCAATGCGGCAG ACATCACCGGGCCCATCGTGCTCCAGACGTACCGCTCCATCGCCGACTTCGCCAAGAGCTCGACCACCGAGATGGCCCTGCAGGCCGGAGACCTGGTGGACGTGGTGGAAAAGGGCGAGAGCG GGTGGTGGTTCTGCCAGGCTAAGAACAAGCGAGGCTGGGTTCCGGCGTCGTACCTGGAGCCGATGGACGGTCCAGACGAGTCCGAGGAGCAGGAGCCCAACTACGAGG GCGAGCCATTCGTGGTGATCCGAGGCTACACGGCCGTGGAGGACGACGAGATGACCCTGCAAGAGGGCGAGGCCATCGAGGTCATCCACAAACTCCTGGACGGCTGGTGGGTCGTCAG GAAAGAGGAAGCCACGGGATACTACCCATCTATGTACCTGCAGAAGTCGGGGCAGGCCCAAGCCAGGAGCCAGAGCAGAATTCGGGGGGCTCCCCCGCGGCG GTCCTCCATCGCCAACGCCAAGAGCATCCACAAGCAGGCCCGGAAGCGCATCAGCCAAGACACTTATCGGCGCAACAgcgtcaaggtcacccagcagcgaCGCCGACGGTCACGGCCCCAGAACCCAGGCGGCCCCAGCA AGGAAGACAGGATGAAGGCCGAGCCGGCCGTGCCCCCGCGGCCCAGCCCGGATCTGATTCTGAACCGCTGCAGCGACAGCACCAAACGGAAACTCACGGCCTCCCCCTGA